Below is a window of Niabella agricola DNA.
CTACAGGAGTCCCCGTCAGTACTATTTTATTCCTCGACTGTAATAACCGGGCCGCTTTATGGCGTTCCGAATCGGGGTTCTTTATTGCCTGCGACTCATCAAGGAAAATATAGTTGAACCGGAACGTCTTTAAAAACCGGATATCCGAAACCATCATCCCATAGCTGGTCAGCACCACTTCATGGGCATCCAGGACCTCAGTATGCTTCTGCCGCGCTGCGCCGTGATGCACCAATACGCGCACCGAAGGCGCAAACCGGGTGAACTCTTCCTGCCAGTTGAACAGTAATGAAGTGGGCACCACTACCAGGTTGGTTTGATGGCCGTACTTTTCCCTTTGCGATAAAATGAAGGCGATGATCTGCACAGTTTTTCCCAGCCCCATATCATCGGCTAAACAGCCGCCAAAGTTAAATTGATCTAAAAGACATAACCAATTGAGGCCTTCACGCTGATACGTTCTCAGCTCGGCTTTTAAAGCGGCCGGAACCGTTACCTCCGGCAATGGCAGCATGCCGGAGAAATGCCGGGCATACCCATCGATTTCTGCTTCTATTGCCGGGTCCGGTGGTTCTGACTCAAATAAAGCCGGCATTTCGCTAAAGTTGATCTTTGGAATCTTCAGGAACGGGCCGTCCATGTCCGCCGCGTTGAAATACCGTGTCAACCGGCTTATCCATTCATCCGGCAGGATCCCCAGGGTGCCGTCATCCAGCTGCACAAATTTTCTTTTATTACGGATGGCGCTGTGTAATTGTTTTAAGGAGGCCTGCTGTGTTCCAAAAGATGCCGTCAAGCGGGCATTAAACCAGTCGGTACCGCTAACTATCTTAATGCTTATTTTCGCCGGATGGGCATTTCGTTTGTTATGCTTCAACTCGTTAAAACCCAGTATGGAAATGCCTTCATTCCGCCAAACCTCAAAGGCTTTCAGAAACCACCCCTCATCCAGAAACTGATCTTTATGCAGGTAGAAATATTCATGTTCCTCTAATTGCATGGCAAAATCAGCATGTTGTTCCATCACCAGGGCGGTGAAGCGGATCTCCTGTTCCTGGTCCCGGTTTATTTTAAACAGGTTCCCGTTCTGGTCGGTATCGAACAGCTGCTTCCGGGAGTATACCGGAACCTCCATCGATCCGTATTTCATGACCGGTGTGATGGAAACAAAATTGCCTTCCTGTTGCAGGTAAAGGATCCGCTCTGTATGAGACGGTTTCTCCGCCTGCTGTTCCGGTGTTGCCTGGTAAATATAACTGTAATGGATCTGCACCCGGTGTTCCAATGGAGCGAGAACGGTATGAAGAACGTTTTCGTATTTGGAAGCATGGATGAGTAACCGCTCGTTATTGCTCTTAAAAAAACGGAGGATACGGTGCAGATCCGGATCGGCAATCAGGCGCCATTTACCCTGGTAGCATAAAAAATAATCGTTTTGGATGGCGGCATCTTTAAATGAAAGGGAGCCGTCCTCAAACAACAGCGCTCCTGTAATCTCATAAAAAGGTTCCTTCCTGAATACGGTAAGCTGAATTTCCGCGTTCAATATTTCCGGCTTAACCGGCCGCAGGGATCGAACGGTAATCGTTTCTGAGATCCCGGGGTCATGATGGTACACATCCAGTTTCATCGGGTTTTGAACGATCTGATTCAATGCCTCCAGTTCCATGGCGCTGCTAAGTGCTGCGTATTTATGCTGGAACGTAGCAATTGCTGTATAAAACTTGATCTCCGAAGACAGGTCTGTTTTCCAGATGCATTGCAGCGGATCGATATCGGTTAACGGATTTTTAATGGTTCCGGCCTGTGTCCGGCCGGCTTCCATCAATAGAATATTCAGCTTGCCGGAATAGCGGTGTTTGCTGATCACCAGTACCGGTTTTTCCCGTGCCTCCTGTGCCGCCCGTTCTTTTACAGCAGCTACTCGTTGTAGTGTCAGTGCCTTTTTGAGCGCTGGTGCGTCTGTTTGAAGCAGTTCTTTGATCCTGGATTCGATATGCAGTTTTCCATCCCTGAATTCCAGCCGGAAATAAACATCCAGATCCGGTTCGGTTTCCAGGCCATAAGGTTTCGCCGCGGATAACAGCATTTGATGGCGCAGTGCCATATCAAAGAATACCCGGTAATTCTTTTGCTCCAGGATGCTGTGAATGACCAATACCTGATGTGCACATAAACGGCCGGTTGGGTTATCACAGGAGCAGGAGGTTACCAACGAAGTGTTGGTTTGAGTAACGGCCACCCTGGGGAAACCGATGGTTGAAGTTCTTTTTGTAAATACGCCGGCATTCAGTTCGAGCGTAAGCGGGTAAATGTCGCGGGCATCCGCTGTTTCCATAATGCCCGTGGCCGCTGTATGTTTCAACACTTCATATATCGAAAGCGTGCTGATTGTTGCATTGGGCAACATATAGGTGCCAGGTATTCCCATAATTGTTCTGACGTAAATTTCCGGATTGGTAAAAGTAGAAAAAATCGGTTGATCAGCGGGATAATTATCGATCTCCTATTGACATAAATGAAAAAACCGCCCCGGGAAGGAGCGGTTTACCATTATAAAAATTTCAACCCTTATAGTGTTTTATCATCGTTATCCGGTTCCTTACCGTCTAGTACATAAACTTTTACAGGAACTACACCCGAGTGAACGGAAGCTATTTTCTGGAAGGCAGACCGGCTAAGATCTACCCTGCCTTTCATGTGAGGGGCCATTCGGTCGTTTACCACTACTTCTACTTTTTTACCGGTGCTCTTGTTTACTACAAGTAAACGGGTACCCAGTTTATAAATATTGGATGCGGCTGTAAGAAGGTGATCCCAGTATGTTTCTCCGGTTGCGGTTTTACGCCCATTAAAACTTTTACTGTAAAATGATGCTTTTGCAGAGGTTCCATCTCCGTTTTGGGAGAATCCGGCCAGGGAAATGGCCATTACGGTTACAAAAATTATAACGCTCTTCATGTAACAGGTTTAAGTTAAACAATAGCTTCCAAGGAATTTGTTTCAGTGGAAGTTTGAACGCAGCTCTTTTCAGAAACTGTGAACTTTTTTAGAACGGTCCCTTGTGGACTGTTTTACTGAATTACACGAACTGGTTGCCAAACCAGAAACGCAGGAAAGATGCAAAGGTAATGCATCTGGGCCGAAATTCCAAGGAAAAACGCTAACAGCTGTTCACAACCAATTCACATTTGAAGCTATTTTTAACAAACAGGGCATTCGCCTGATCTTTTGTTTTATTTGATGCCAATCGAATAAATCAGTTAAAATCAATGATTTGTAAAACTGATATTCAATAATTTTGAAAATGAATATTATAGCACCGCCGGTATAACGTTAACGATTTTTTTTTGCAAAATCTACTGATTTTTTAATGCTTTTGCCGGGTAAGATGCTTAAACCGGCTAAAGGTTTCCGGCTTAATATTGAGGTATGAGGCAAGGTATTTCTGGGGAACCCGTTGCAGTATCTCCGGGTATTTATCTACAAAGCTTAAAAAGCGCTCCCTGGGTGTTTGACGAATGAGGCTGAACTGCCATTTATCTTTTAAAACCATGGTATGCTCTGTGACCAGCCGGCCCAGGCGCTCCAGGTTATGACTGGATGCGAATACTTTTTCCAAAGCATCATATTGCATGCTCAAAACAGTGGTAGGTTCCACCGCGTCTATAAAATATTCGGAGGGCGTTCGCGTATAAAAAGACTCCTGGCTGGAGATCAGGTGCCCATCAATGGATATTTGTACAATGATCTCATCCTTGTCCTGCACATAGTATTTGCGCAGTGTACCTTTTTTGATGAAGTTCATAAACGCTTCCACCTCTCCTGCACGCGTAACGATGTCGCGCTTATTAAACTCCCGCACTTGTATGGCCGGAAGTAAGATCGTTTTCACTTCTTCCAGCGAAATGGTTACGAACTGGCGTAGGAATGTTACAAAGTCATCAATATCGGTTAGGGTTGCGTTCATACGCAAATGTAAGAGAAAAAAAAGACGCCCTGCCAAATGTATTGCGAATTCTGGCAAGAAATATTCTATGAAATCGCTAGATTTGCGACTATCACTTTTTATTATTAAATCAAAATAAGATCATGGCTCAGAAAATTAAAGTTGCCAACCCGGTTGTAGAACTGGACGGAGATGAGATGACAAGGATCATTTGGAAATTCATCAAGGATAAACTAATCCTTCCCTATATTGATGTAGATATTAAATACTATGACCTGGGTGTGGAGCACCGGGATGCTACGGATGACCAGGTTACGATCGACGCCGCCAATGCTATCAAAGAATACGGAGTGGGTATCAAATGTGCTACCATTACACCGGATGAAGCACGGGTAAAAGAGTTTAACCTGAAACAGATGTGGAAGAGCCCGAACGGCACGATCCGTAATATCCTGGATGGTACCGTGTTCCGCGAGCCCATTGTGATCAGCAATATCCCGCGCCTGGTTACAAACTGGACCGCTCCCATTATTGTAGGCCGACACGCTTTTGGTGATCAGTACCGTGCCACCGATACGGTGATTAAAGGCAAGGGTAAACTGACCATGACCTTTACTCCTGAAGATGGCGGTGAACCCCAGGTTTTTGAGGTATATAATTTCAAAGGTGATGGCGTGGCCATGACCATGTACAATACCGACGAGAGCATTAAGGGCTTTGCCAGAAGCTGTTTCAATATGGCCCTGAGTAAAAAATGGCCCTTGTATCTTTCTACCAAGAATACCATCCTGAAAAAATATGATGGCCGCTTTAAAGATATTTTCCAGGAGATTTATGAAAACGAATTCAAAACAGCATTTGATAATGCAGGCATTACTTACGAGCACCGCCTGATCGATGACATGGTGGCCAGTGCGTTGAAATGGAATGGCAACTTTGTTTGGGCCTGTAAAAACTATGACGGGGATGTACAGAGCGATACCGTTGCACAGGGTTTTGGGTCATTGGGCCTGATGACTTCTGTACTGGTGACTCCCGACGGTAAAACGCTGGAAGCGGAAGCAGCGCACGGTACGGTAACCCGTCACTACCGCGATCACCAGCAGGGTAAACCTACCAGCACCAACCCTATTGCCAGCATTTTTGCCTGGACCAGAGGACTGGCCTTCCGTGGTAAGCTGGACGGCAACCAGGAACTGATCGATTTTGCCAATGCACTGGAAGCGGTTTGTATTGAAACCGTAGAACAGGGCAAAATGACCAAAGACCTGGCTGTTTGTATCCATGGTTCCAAGGTAACACACGGTGAACACTACCTGTATACCGAAGAGTTCCTGGAAGCCATTGACGAAAATCTGAAGAAAAAACTGAACTAAGCCGGTTCATCAATGATCTGTTTGAAAGCACGCCGCAACAGGCGTGCTTTTTTTGTGGCTTGTTTTCCTGCGGATCTGCAGCTGGTTTTCCTGCTGATGATCGCTGATGGGTTTGCAGAGTGACGATGTTATCTGCGTGTTG
It encodes the following:
- a CDS encoding DEAD/DEAH box helicase, whose translation is MGIPGTYMLPNATISTLSIYEVLKHTAATGIMETADARDIYPLTLELNAGVFTKRTSTIGFPRVAVTQTNTSLVTSCSCDNPTGRLCAHQVLVIHSILEQKNYRVFFDMALRHQMLLSAAKPYGLETEPDLDVYFRLEFRDGKLHIESRIKELLQTDAPALKKALTLQRVAAVKERAAQEAREKPVLVISKHRYSGKLNILLMEAGRTQAGTIKNPLTDIDPLQCIWKTDLSSEIKFYTAIATFQHKYAALSSAMELEALNQIVQNPMKLDVYHHDPGISETITVRSLRPVKPEILNAEIQLTVFRKEPFYEITGALLFEDGSLSFKDAAIQNDYFLCYQGKWRLIADPDLHRILRFFKSNNERLLIHASKYENVLHTVLAPLEHRVQIHYSYIYQATPEQQAEKPSHTERILYLQQEGNFVSITPVMKYGSMEVPVYSRKQLFDTDQNGNLFKINRDQEQEIRFTALVMEQHADFAMQLEEHEYFYLHKDQFLDEGWFLKAFEVWRNEGISILGFNELKHNKRNAHPAKISIKIVSGTDWFNARLTASFGTQQASLKQLHSAIRNKRKFVQLDDGTLGILPDEWISRLTRYFNAADMDGPFLKIPKINFSEMPALFESEPPDPAIEAEIDGYARHFSGMLPLPEVTVPAALKAELRTYQREGLNWLCLLDQFNFGGCLADDMGLGKTVQIIAFILSQREKYGHQTNLVVVPTSLLFNWQEEFTRFAPSVRVLVHHGAARQKHTEVLDAHEVVLTSYGMMVSDIRFLKTFRFNYIFLDESQAIKNPDSERHKAARLLQSRNKIVLTGTPVENNTFDLYGQLSFACPGLLGSRQHFRDIYAIPIDQFEYSKRALELQQKIRPFILRRTKKQVAKQLPAKTEMVIYCEMNTEQRKIYDRYERELRELISVTDEENIRKNSMHVLTGLTKLRQICNAPVLLKEGYPKAHAVKIDVLTEQIESKSKEHKILVFSQFVGMLELIKAELEHRNIPFEYLTGKTTDRGARVHQFQTNEQVRVFLISLKAGGVGLNLTAADYVYLVDPWWNPAAENQAIDRSHRIGQTKHIVAVRLICTNTIEEKIVRLQQKKKKLAQGLIKTEAAFLKTLSKKELLEIL
- a CDS encoding septal ring lytic transglycosylase RlpA family protein; translation: MKSVIIFVTVMAISLAGFSQNGDGTSAKASFYSKSFNGRKTATGETYWDHLLTAASNIYKLGTRLLVVNKSTGKKVEVVVNDRMAPHMKGRVDLSRSAFQKIASVHSGVVPVKVYVLDGKEPDNDDKTL
- a CDS encoding Crp/Fnr family transcriptional regulator; translated protein: MNATLTDIDDFVTFLRQFVTISLEEVKTILLPAIQVREFNKRDIVTRAGEVEAFMNFIKKGTLRKYYVQDKDEIIVQISIDGHLISSQESFYTRTPSEYFIDAVEPTTVLSMQYDALEKVFASSHNLERLGRLVTEHTMVLKDKWQFSLIRQTPRERFLSFVDKYPEILQRVPQKYLASYLNIKPETFSRFKHLTRQKH
- a CDS encoding isocitrate dehydrogenase (NADP(+)): MAQKIKVANPVVELDGDEMTRIIWKFIKDKLILPYIDVDIKYYDLGVEHRDATDDQVTIDAANAIKEYGVGIKCATITPDEARVKEFNLKQMWKSPNGTIRNILDGTVFREPIVISNIPRLVTNWTAPIIVGRHAFGDQYRATDTVIKGKGKLTMTFTPEDGGEPQVFEVYNFKGDGVAMTMYNTDESIKGFARSCFNMALSKKWPLYLSTKNTILKKYDGRFKDIFQEIYENEFKTAFDNAGITYEHRLIDDMVASALKWNGNFVWACKNYDGDVQSDTVAQGFGSLGLMTSVLVTPDGKTLEAEAAHGTVTRHYRDHQQGKPTSTNPIASIFAWTRGLAFRGKLDGNQELIDFANALEAVCIETVEQGKMTKDLAVCIHGSKVTHGEHYLYTEEFLEAIDENLKKKLN